The genomic region AGGGACCTGCCAGTCCCCCGTCCGTCCGATCCGCGGATCCTGATCGTGGCGCCGATGTCCGGCCATTACGCGACGCTTTTGCGCGGTACCGTCGAGGCACTGTTGCCGGCCGCCGATGTCTATATCACCGACTGGACCGATGCCCGGATGATACCCGTCGAAGAGGGAGACTTCGATCTCGACGACTACATCGACTATATCGTCGCCATGCTGCATCACCTCGGCCAGGATACCCATGTGGTGGCCGTCTGTCAGCCATCCGTGCCGGTGCTCGCTGCAGCCGCCCTCATGGAAGAGGCAGGCGATCCACTTTCGCCAGCGTCCATGACGCTGATGGGCGGGCCGATCGACACGCGCATCAATCCAACCGGTGTCAACAAGCTCGCCATGGACAAGCCCATCGAATGGTTTGCCGATAACGTCGTGATGAACGTTCCATGGCCGCTGCCGGGCTTTGGGCGGTCGGTCTATCCCGGCTTCCTGCAGCTTTCCGGCTTCATGTCGATGAACCTCGACCGGCACGTCATCGCCCAGAAGGATTTTTTCATGCACCTCGTCAAGAATGACGGGGAGCCTGAAAAACATCGCGAGTTTTACGACGAATATCTGGCGGTCATGGATTTGACCTCGCAGTTCTACCTGCAGACTGTCGAGCAGGTCTTCATGAAG from Rhizobium tumorigenes harbors:
- a CDS encoding polyhydroxyalkanoate depolymerase — protein: MYYHLYELNHAVMAPFRAAAGMMRQAYDNPLNPMAETAFGRTISASLEVFERSTRRYGKPEFGLAQTIIDDKPVVVTEAVVWQKPFCRLIHFERDLPVPRPSDPRILIVAPMSGHYATLLRGTVEALLPAADVYITDWTDARMIPVEEGDFDLDDYIDYIVAMLHHLGQDTHVVAVCQPSVPVLAAAALMEEAGDPLSPASMTLMGGPIDTRINPTGVNKLAMDKPIEWFADNVVMNVPWPLPGFGRSVYPGFLQLSGFMSMNLDRHVIAQKDFFMHLVKNDGEPEKHREFYDEYLAVMDLTSQFYLQTVEQVFMKHALPKGELHHRGHRVDPSAIRKVALLTVEGENDDISGVGQTQAAQTICSNIPDAMRMHYLQPDVGHYGVFNGSRFRREIAPRILAFARAHARTADVPKRKAKGPKTA